TTGAGGACCCAGTCCCACAGATTAGACGAGATCGAGCCGGCCCCCCATTTGAAGAAGAGCTGCCCGACAGCAGCCAGCAAGGCGGTTATTAAGACCAGGAAAATATCCCAAAACGATGTCATCATCAGATATCCTTTCAATAGTTAATTAGATCTATTTCCCTTTTCAGCGTGTTCAGTTTAACCGAGGATGAGGGGCTCCACGCCTCGAGTCACCTAGCCCGGATTATTCACATAGAAGTGAATAATCTGCCTTCCGGGCTTCGACTCCGCCCCGCGTGTGCGGGCTAGGGAGATGGGGTGGCGGGGTTAGTCTATATACTCTTGGACTATAAAGATGGGTCTGTTCTGCGTTTCTCTGTAGATTCTCGAAATGTATTCGCCGATGATGCCGAGGAATAGCAGCTGGACCGAAGCAAGAAAGTAGATGCTCAATAACGTCGATGACCAGCCCAGGGGGGCAAGTCCTACAACTTTGCTGATTAGTATGTATAGCGTTGCAAACACAAGTAAAACGATGCCGAATAACCCTGTCCACAAGCACGCCTTGATCGGAAGGTCCGAAAATGAAAAAAAGGCATCGAAGGCTAACCTGAACAGCATTCGAACAGTCATTCTTGACCTGCCAGTCGGTCGGTCCTGCCTGGAATATTCGACATACTCGTGGTTGAACCCGATCAGAGATCTCAATCCCGGTAAGTACCTGTGTTTTTCGTGAAATGATAACATCGCGGATAAGGCCTTTCGATTGAACAGAGAGAAATTGCCAACATCCACAAGGCGTTGCATTGCTGATAAGCGTGCAAAAACAAAATGAAAGGACTTTGCCAATAAGCGTCTTGTGAACTTTTCTTGCCGGTGGATCCTCTTGGCAGATACGATATCGCAATCTGTGGTGATGAGACGATCGTACATATCTTTTAATAACTCTGGGGGGTCTTGCAGATCGCCGTCCATCATGGCGATGTAGTCCCCTTTCGCATAGTGGTACCCTGCGGTATAGGCGGCTTGGTGACCAAAGTTTCTGGAAAGGACTAAGACCTTCATTCGGTTATCTTTGTCGTGGTATTCGCGCAACGTGCGGAGACTGTGGTCCGTGCTTCCATCATCGACGGCGATGATTTCAAAATCCTCAGTCATGCTATTCAGGACATGGATAGACCTTTCGAGAAGCGGTTCAATCAGGGCTTCCTCATTATAAATAGGAATAATGAGGCTGATATGCGGATGTGACATAGGGTTAAGTTCCTATCGCCCTCCCGGGCCGTGCGGTGAGCTATGAATCTTACCTATCAGGGTTCTATCACCAGATCTCTCAAAGGCAGTTTCAGGCTATGGAGGATCCTCCATGGAAGCAATGACGAGAGTCATTTTGTGCTACGATGGGGATTGTGTCAAGTGAGTGGCGGAAATCCCCTCAACTGTATGCACCTTGATCGAGTACAAGTAATTATTAGATTCACCCAGCCGAGATGGAGTAGGACAGAAACCCCGTGGGTAGTAGCAGCCTGAGCGAGGTCGCCCCGCCTTGCCCCTGACCTTGGGACAGTCTCACGACATGGGGCAGTTCTGTCCCATTCAGCTAAACCGCGATCTTGTCAACATCCTCGTTGTCTTTCGCGCTCCCCCTGAAAGCCGTTCGGGGCAGGTGTGTCTCACTGGTCTCTCAAGGTCTTGGCTGCTTCACTTCTTATCCATCCAATCTAATCCTGAAGAATTCATACGTTAGCACTTTACGGGCGTGTCTATTTCTCCGTGGCACCCACATTGCTCACTCCCGGCGTCATTGCGTGCCCTTTGAGCAGGTTTTGGGGTCGGAAAGGAGCAAAGGCGATGGCCGGGTTTTTGCGAGACTGGTTCTTTCCGGAGCATATGGTTCCTGCCGGGAGCGAGGGCCTAGTCTATTGCTTTTCGGACGTTGCATCTGGCGGCCTTTGGTATACTACTAGGCGGCCATACCTTTGCGGTCGACGCAGAGAAACTCTTGCCGTCCCTCTGGCTGACCATCCTGAGCGGCATCGGGTTAATCGCCCTGGAGGTGTATGCCGTGGGGCTTTACTCGGTCTTCCTGGGAAAGGGGATCACGGTTCTCGTCAAGCTCGGAATCCTGCTGGCCGTCCCTTTCTTCTGGGAGGCCCGAATATTGCTTCTCCTGCTGGTCGTGGGGATCGCCTCGGTCGGCTCCCATATGCCAGCCCGGTTTCGTCACTACTCCTTCCTCCATGGGCGGGTGATCGGGCCAGGAGAACCTCTTCGGCATAGGCTCTCACCCCTGGGGGCAGAGGCTGCAACCGTGACTGCTCTGGATGACGGATCTGTGGAACGAGGATAAGATAAGAAAGAAGAAGCCCGCGGAAGGGTGACATAATAGGGGAGGAGTTATGGGGAAACTACCGCCAGCCTACAAGCACTTTCAAGAGGCCTTCCGGCGGGTGTGGAAGGCTTATGATCATATGGGCGCGGCAGTCCACCAGGAGGGGCCACTCAGGCCGAAGTGCCGAGAACTGATCAAGCTGGGGATCGCGATTGGCGGCCGTCTGGAGGGGGCGGTCAAGGCCCACACCCGCTTGGCCATCGAGCAGGGGGCCAGTGCGGAGGATTCCATCAGGTGGCGCTCCTGGCCATCACCACGTCCGGTTTCCCCACGGCGATGGTAGCCCTGACCTGGGTCGACGATGTCCTCTCGAAGAGACGGGGCCCGCGCAAGAAGAAGCGGTGATGGTGGCCGGCGGCATGATGGCAGAGCAAAAGGAACAAAAGGAACGGATGGAGAATTGATGCAGGAGCGGAACGGACATCTCGTCGTCATGGTAGGGGCCGGACCTGCGGCCCTGTATGCCACCGCCAAGCTCACCGAGAAGGGGCATACCGTCATGATCCTGAACCGGGATATCAAACCGGGGGGGTTGGCGGAGTATGGCATCTACCCGTCGAAGCACCAGATGAAGGAAGGCCTGCGGAAGCACTTTCGGCGGATCCTCGCTGATCCCCGGGTCGTGTACTTTGGCAACGTCCAGGTGGGGGCGGCGGCGGCCGTGAGTCTCAGCGATCTCAAGGATCTGAAACCGAGCGCGATCGTCGTTGGGGCCGGGGCCCAGGGGACGAAGTCGTTAGGCCTTCCTGGGGACGAAGGGCCATCCGTGTATCATGCCAAGGATCTGGTCTATCACTTCAATCTCCTCCCTCCCTTTAGTGAGAAAGACTTTCCCATGGGTGACCGCGTGGTCATCATCGGCGTCGGCAATGTCATGGTGGATATCGCCCACTATCTGGTCACGGTCCGTAAGGTTCCTGAGGTGATGGCCGTAGCTCGGCGAGGACCGAAAGAGCGGGCTTATGATGACCGCGAGATGCGGGCCGTCGCCTGGAACATCGACAAGGAGGCGTTAACGGCGGAGCTCGAGCGGATTCGAGCCCGGCTCGAACCGCTTGGCCAGGACATGGACACCCTCTATAAAGAGTTGACCAAGGACTGTCATGTTGAGCTAAAGGGGGGCAAGAGTCCGACCCGTCTCACCTTTCGCTTTCTCTCGTCACCGAAGCGGGTCATCCGGGATGAGACCGGGCGCATAGTCGCCCTGGAGATAGAAGAAAACACGTTAGTCGACCGAGGCGGCAAGCTGGCCGCCAAGGGTTTGGGCGAGATGATGGAGCTTCCGGTGGACACGGTGGTCTTTGCCGTCGGGGACGTCGTGGACCACGACCTCGGTCTTGCCGCCATTAAGGGAGGCTGGGGCTATACGACTAATCCCACCCCGGATCCTCAGGACCCTGAGGCGGCACCCTATCAAGCCTATGACCCCGAGGCCGAGCAGTTCATAGATGGCGTCTTTGTCATCGGCTGGTCGCGGAACGCCAGCGAGGGAGTGATCGGCAAAGCGAAGCTCGACGGGGAAAAGGGGGCATCTGTTATCAACCGCTTCCTGGCCGCGGTCCCCGGGCTCTCTCGCCGGGAGATCTACGAGCGGATTGGCACCGTGTATCACCGTCTTCGGGAGGAGTCGGTCCCGGTGGTCCATAAGGGACTCTGGCGTATTCTGGAGCAGGTCGAGTGGGAGGAGGCCGGCAAGCGGGGCCTCAAGGAGTTTAAGTTCGGCACCAACAATGAAATGCTTCAGGCCATTGGGGAAAAGGTGATAAAGAGGCAGCAAGCTTAACTCGCTTTTACATCGGAGGATGTCACCAAGGTGGCAAAGGGTAACGGGACCAGGATTCAGTTCAAGGACGGACAACTCGTCGTCCCCGACGATCCTATCATCCCCTTCATCGAGGGGGATGGGATCGGACCCGATATTTGGGCGGCGAGTGTGCGGGTCATCGATGCAGCCGTCGAGAAGGCCTTCGGGGGGCAGAAA
The window above is part of the Candidatus Methylomirabilota bacterium genome. Proteins encoded here:
- a CDS encoding FAD-dependent oxidoreductase, with the translated sequence MQERNGHLVVMVGAGPAALYATAKLTEKGHTVMILNRDIKPGGLAEYGIYPSKHQMKEGLRKHFRRILADPRVVYFGNVQVGAAAAVSLSDLKDLKPSAIVVGAGAQGTKSLGLPGDEGPSVYHAKDLVYHFNLLPPFSEKDFPMGDRVVIIGVGNVMVDIAHYLVTVRKVPEVMAVARRGPKERAYDDREMRAVAWNIDKEALTAELERIRARLEPLGQDMDTLYKELTKDCHVELKGGKSPTRLTFRFLSSPKRVIRDETGRIVALEIEENTLVDRGGKLAAKGLGEMMELPVDTVVFAVGDVVDHDLGLAAIKGGWGYTTNPTPDPQDPEAAPYQAYDPEAEQFIDGVFVIGWSRNASEGVIGKAKLDGEKGASVINRFLAAVPGLSRREIYERIGTVYHRLREESVPVVHKGLWRILEQVEWEEAGKRGLKEFKFGTNNEMLQAIGEKVIKRQQA
- a CDS encoding carboxymuconolactone decarboxylase family protein, producing MGKLPPAYKHFQEAFRRVWKAYDHMGAAVHQEGPLRPKCRELIKLGIAIGGRLEGAVKAHTRLAIEQGASAEDSIRWRSWPSPRPVSPRRW
- a CDS encoding glycosyltransferase family 2 protein; protein product: MSHPHISLIIPIYNEEALIEPLLERSIHVLNSMTEDFEIIAVDDGSTDHSLRTLREYHDKDNRMKVLVLSRNFGHQAAYTAGYHYAKGDYIAMMDGDLQDPPELLKDMYDRLITTDCDIVSAKRIHRQEKFTRRLLAKSFHFVFARLSAMQRLVDVGNFSLFNRKALSAMLSFHEKHRYLPGLRSLIGFNHEYVEYSRQDRPTGRSRMTVRMLFRLAFDAFFSFSDLPIKACLWTGLFGIVLLVFATLYILISKVVGLAPLGWSSTLLSIYFLASVQLLFLGIIGEYISRIYRETQNRPIFIVQEYID